AATTCCTTCCATGACatgagccttttttttttttttggtgagaGAGTGAGGAAATGTTCTCACATTtacttttattcaaaattagataGTAGATATAGGTTGTTGGGTTTGCTTTCAaccaaattagataattaagGTATTTGAAGGGTTAATGTTAATGCCTAAAAAACAAATTGACGTGTTTGCAAGAgtgtttattttcataaattctgttgttttttcatttagatGACAGCTATTCAATTCTTCTGGGTCTGATACTCAGGCAAAAAGAATGGGGAACAAACTGGTTAAGGTTTCTTAGCTTGACAGAATATGGGGTTTAAACCAAAATGGGGGTCAAAAGAGGAAAGGTCTAAGTCTCACCTGTGGATGGGCTGATTTGAAtcacaaaaatgtaatattATCAATTCTACTGGAATCACCTCCATGAAgttatcaaaaataataaataaatgaattactTTAGTGGACAAAAAAAGCCTGTAAATATTTAAAGCTTAGATTGTTGGAAGTCTAGATTTCATATAACCACCCGTCTTGCAATTATTGTTATTGGTGTTATCATAAATACTTAAAAAGATTGCTCGACTTCTGtaactaaaacatcaaaatatgaatttagaaaaattgaatattaagGACATTACAGGTACACAGATAGATATTACAATCGGAACTAAAAGATTCATGGATCCTGACTACTCTTCACGTTCTTGAAAGTTGAAACTATTGAACTTACATTGACctttaaatatatgaaatgtgtaTAGGTATTGCATCTAAATTGTGGTATGTCATCACGACTGCCCAAGTGGCATATGCTTTTTAATCTGGTAGTAGACTCCATATGTGGCATTAAGTGCAACAAGTCTCATGAGGTGGCACAAATATTTTAACCATAACGGTAGTTTTCAAGAAACCTACTTGAATTCTGCAGTAGTGGCTCACAGGTGCCTTATCAATGGGTCACTGTTGCAAGAATGCCTGCAGTATCTTCCTGGTTCGGCCAAGCATCCTCCACCCACTCTTCTCTAAACAATCCTGAAATGTCCCCCAGCTTGGCTTGTGAACCCTCCCACTCCACCTGATGACCATATATGCCTGGTCACTACAAGATCCCTAGTGGCAAATTTCTGGCTCTCACCAAGCATGACCTTCTCAGTCTCTATCAGTGGGATGGCTTTGACAACTTCGAGACAGGGCTTGTGATCTATTTCTACGAagtctttgtaattttttctgtTGTTGCTAGTCTCTCTGCTGCCACTCTAGCTAATACCTGAACTTCCTCATTTTGTCTCTGTCAAGTTATGCAGAAACTCAATATCCCAATTCCTAACATCACTGCCACTAGACTCAACTCTCGTCAAGTGTCCCCAGCCTGGCTCATGAGCCCTCCACCTGATGACCCTATGTGCCTGCTCACTACAAGAACCCTAGTGGCACATTTCTGGCACTTGCAAAGCATGACCTTCTCAACCTCCGTCAGTGGGATGGCTTAGACAACTTAGAGACAGGGCCCGGGATCTATTTATACAAAGCTTTGTGATTTTTGCTGCTGTTGTTGCTGTTACTGCTCTCTGCTGTCACTCTAGCTAATACCTGAACTCCCTCATTTTCTGTCTTTGTCAAGTCAGGCGGAAACTCAATAACCTATCACCACTGTCCAAGGGGTGTtcacatcatattgacatgagTAATACTAGGAATCATGATTGGTGACACCAGTCATTGTCGTATTTTCATTAGAAGAGGTGCTGAGGAGAGGAGATAATGACACAGGGTCTTTTTAGTCTCTTTCAATGAGGAGACACCACATAACTAATGACACCGTCATCAGTCATAACTCCTATCATTATTCTATTGACACTTTGACTGGTGCATGGTAACCTAAAATTATCATTGCATTAAGACTTGAACACAATCTTACCGCGGCTTTGGTCCATATGAGACTTGAATTTGCCAGATttcttgtaaatttttaatcattttccAATTCTAGAAACAGTTATAAAAACTTGTTATGGAACTAAAAAACATTTGAGACTGTTCGTCCAGTGGTGGAAATGCTTCAAGTTTATGCAGATGTTTGAGGAAACATACAAAATTGCATTTGTTGGATGTTGACTGTTATTCTCATCAATTTATGTCGCGCACAGGTGATGTGATAACTCAATGTGGGTTCTTTTacataatttgatttaattaccTTACTATGATCTTTTTTGATTCTTCAAGTTACCATTGGCAGCAATCTGGAACTAATTTAGACTCTATTAGCCAATACTGCTGGTGCTCTATCCGCACTTATGAAATTATAGATCTATTGGATGTGCAGGGCGTGTGTGGATGTGACAGGTTTATAAGTGGCTCAATTAGTGATGTTATTCGAACTATAGTGAAAAAAGACGGATACAGTGGGCTGACGAGGGGTTGGATGCCAAGAATGCTCTTCCACGCTCCTGCTGCTGCAATCTGCTGGTCTACGTACGAAGCTGGAAAATCCTTCTTCCAAGAACTAAACACAGGCAGCAACAGCAACAGTACCACCTGAATGACTACAAAgaatcttcattttttttcccgATGTACAATTGAGTACCTTTCTGTTGCGGACAAAGAAACGCTTTTTTGTAGGCGGGAGGGATGACCGAACAACGTAGCAAAGCATATTCGAGGCAGCGGCTCCAGTTAATGTAATTGGTGTTAGAAGAAAAATGTCAATTTAGTTGgggtataatttatttataatatatatacatattgtatAAAACTGGTGTCGGCTCCAATAATCTTATCCCTAGATGTAAGAGGTGGGTGTTCTGTGTTTCTGctttatagatatatagatatgtCTCTGGATGGTATTCCACAAAACCCCTCCTTTAATGAACCCTTACACGAAGTCGTTGCGAGGGCTCGCATGTCTAATCTCATCAAACTATTTCCTGTTGATTTGGTTAAACTCGTCAGTTTTTGCAGTGTTTACTTCCATTTCTTCACACGCTTTGGAGATTTGTTTTTAAGGTGCCAAACATGTTCGGGAACTTTCTGCAACAATCACCAGCAAAATGAAATCTACATGTTTGAGAACTAGAAAATGAAATTCTTACCGAACACAAACAAAGAGCATCACCAGGGTATTCAGAAATACTTGTGTTTTTCAATGAATGATATTGTaagaaaatcattttattctGTTCATGATCCATACGCGGATTGCACTTTTAGTGTCGTCGTAACCATTGAATGATCTTCCTAATTTACAGGACGAAGTCAccagaaaagaacaaaaaggatCTTGTAAAGGCAGGTAAAGACTCCAACTTATGAGACGCCTGGCGAAACCTAACAGACCCAATTCAAATGTTTCACAAGCTCACAAACTGGTACATCTAACAGATGCTAGTGTTTGATGAGCCCACTACCTGGCCAACAATCACGGTGATATCATCAAGCTTTCCACCTGCACAAAAAGAAATGCCTTAGCCTTGTACCCCAAATCAAAAGGAGGAGTGCATCACAAAgatgtttaaataaattaaagttgcCTGTGAGCTTCATCCCTAGCATTTTTTTCCACCAAGGAACATCATAACCCTGGACATAAGAGAAAAGAAACACGTCATTTTGTAAGCAAAATTCTTAGAAACAAAATGGCTGGTAGATTCTACTCTAAAAAGATTTACCATGGTTCTAGCCTCCAGGGAATAAGGTGAATCATATTTGGAATCCGTCGAATGATTGTGAGCCAGGTTAGCTAATGCCTTCGCTAGCATGAGAACCAAATTACAGTTAGAAACAAGGTACATAGCTGAATCTTTATTGGAGATAGTAGTTTGGGACAAATTTTACCGGCTTCAGCAATATCACCGTATCTGGCCAATGTTGAAGTTATTTCATGGTTGAAAACATTATCAAAAAGCCCGTCAGAGCCCATCACAACAGTGTCTCCTTCCAATAACTGGATGCTGCTAATCTGCGCTTGAACAAATATATCTAAACTAGACTAGGATCATGATGTTAAGTATCTGAGTCCATTTATACACATGTACTAGTGTCTTTCCTCAGCTTTCACAAAATTAAAGATGCTCTGACCTCAGTGTTGCAAAACCAATGACCTCATATTAATTGTGTACGCTGGTTAATCAATATCTTAGTCCATTCTCCATCTAATCAACATCGTTTTGTGGAAAATCTTAGAAATTCTAGATGCTTGTATAAGCACCTTCTTTCTCTAACTCTGTTGTCTTAACTGAAAGGCCAATGATGTCAACAATCTACTTGGCTGTTTTAAATTGCTTAAATCATGAGCAGGTGTCTTTGAAGAGTTTGTTGCTCTAGAATCGAAAGCTGAGAATACGAGTACAATGGCTAAGCTAGCTATCAGTAGAAACAGGCAACAGAGAGACATGAACACAGATATACAATGGGCCTTTGCACATACAGAAAAGATACACGTGCATATATCTATATCCCAATGTATACATGTATCTATATctcttttataaatttcttaTCAGAAAAAATGTGCATATATCCCCATCACAATTTTTGGGCAGCTCGGAGGCACATTCATGTGCaagaaaatcaatttaattcaataagGGATTATATAATTGCTTTTATCCAAAGAACACTTCAGATCTTTTTACAATTGCAAGCCCTAGAGGAAACAAATAATGTTGGGAAGCTTGGAATTGAAAGAAGATATCTTCATCGCCTCACTGTTTGTGACATACAAGAGGGTTAATGAAAAACTCTCTTTTctgaatttgaaaattcatttatCAATCTGACTGATAGCAAGAATTACTTTAAAAGAAAGCATTTGGCCCTTTTACGTCTTTGCAAGAGAATATTCGGATGCATTCAGAACTTCAATGTGAGAGCAAGAACTTTCTTTATGATGTCATGTGCTTGAGGCAATTAATTACACGTTTCAATGATGCTACATGTTTGAATCACCATACCATGGCATCTAGGTATGTTTGACCAGCTACCTCTGAGCTCAATTGGTACGGGCAATCAAAATAATGTTCTTGTGGAGATGTGGAAAATATGATTTGACCTAATATGTCAATAAGAAATCAAGTATCATCACAATGGAATCGTTAAGAAAAATGAACAGGTAAACAAGAGCCAACCAAAGAAACCTCAAGCGTGAACAAATGGGAGTTTTTGGTATTACCTCTACGAATAACCCGCAGTCCACAATCTCCAAGATTGGCGATCTTCAGAACACCATTCCCTTCTAGCATCGCAACAATTCTATGAGGCCAAATAAGAACCAACAGTAAATAGACTGCCAGAAATCTGAAGTGCTAATGGGTACACTTCCATTTTGTGCGTGTCCCTCTGATAATATTGG
This genomic stretch from Diospyros lotus cultivar Yz01 chromosome 1, ASM1463336v1, whole genome shotgun sequence harbors:
- the LOC127790368 gene encoding probable protein phosphatase 2C 26 isoform X2 produces the protein MANASYLVEDEEVNYDPQILLKKAHSATSSIGSATVIVAMLEGNGVLKIANLGDCGLRVIRRGQIIFSTSPQEHYFDCPYQLSSEVAGQTYLDAMISSIQLLEGDTVVMGSDGLFDNVFNHEITSTLARYGDIAEAAKALANLAHNHSTDSKYDSPYSLEARTMGYDVPWWKKMLGMKLTGGKLDDITVIVGQVVGSSNTSIC
- the LOC127790368 gene encoding probable protein phosphatase 2C 26 isoform X3; translated protein: MLEGNGVLKIANLGDCGLRVIRRGQIIFSTSPQEHYFDCPYQLSSEVAGQTYLDAMISSIQLLEGDTVVMGSDGLFDNVFNHEITSTLARYGDIAEAAKALANLAHNHSTDSKYDSPYSLEARTMGYDVPWWKKMLGMKLTGGKLDDITVIVGQVVGSSNTSIC
- the LOC127790368 gene encoding probable protein phosphatase 2C 26 isoform X1; this encodes MAIPMLRSSSSISTCHSFFRSFSSANIKLLAKRRISVSSCAASELNPDRLGERMPELSFRVGSHLVPHPSKVDRGGEDAFLVSSYNGGVIAVADGVSGWAEQNVDPSLFSRELMANASYLVEDEEVNYDPQILLKKAHSATSSIGSATVIVAMLEGNGVLKIANLGDCGLRVIRRGQIIFSTSPQEHYFDCPYQLSSEVAGQTYLDAMISSIQLLEGDTVVMGSDGLFDNVFNHEITSTLARYGDIAEAAKALANLAHNHSTDSKYDSPYSLEARTMGYDVPWWKKMLGMKLTGGKLDDITVIVGQVVGSSNTSIC